One Diadema setosum chromosome 8, eeDiaSeto1, whole genome shotgun sequence genomic window carries:
- the LOC140231660 gene encoding epsin-2-like isoform X2, which produces MATRRTIKNIVHNYTDAQVKVRDATSNDPWGPSSSLMSEIAHQTYNVMAFSEIMSMIWKRLNDHGKNWRHVYKALVLLEYIIKTGSERVAQQCRENIFAIQTLKDFEFIDKDGKDVGMNVREKSKSLVALLKDEDRLKQERVRALKAQERFAQASQGIGSNSSHGSHREFESSQDSSQSEPNTTSRTPPRSLSTDIEQARPQTSGEEELQLQLALAMSREEAEQKDKEARSDDIRLQMAIDQSKTEVPESGSTTLLNLASEPKWSSPPPQQDPWGGAPAANSSPAFNNAPPSSNITINDPWSGGSPAHKNPPPAVSDPWGGSPPVSKSPPADPWGAQAPAPAPVPAPASAQPAADPWGGLGVAPAVSAAPAVSSAPASDPWGALGSGAAPMASDPWATNGGGAAPDPDAEFDRLRADGGIVATTVDDAFASPPMAIPQPSNNAYDMSGMNAALSGTPEKKKPEDFLGKNSKLVNLESLIGPTRETIGQPSMQGTNPFMMGVTAPAQQPVNNPFQQQRQPAPSMNQMRAQPAVDMTAGMGMGVGVGVGMGGSPGLPPPLLPTSGGTPPVQQQQTNPFLL; this is translated from the exons ATGGCAACAAGACGCACCATCAAAAACATTGTGCACAACTACACAGACGCCCAAGTCAAGGTTCGGGATGCCACCTCCAACGATCCATGGGGCCCGTCAAGTTCACTGATGTCAGAGATTGCGCACCAGACATACAATGTGATGGCATTTTCAGAGATCATGAGCATGATATGGAAGCGGCTCAATGACCACGGCAAAAACTGGCGGCACGTGTACAAGGCACTTGTTCTCCTGGAGTACATCATCAAGACAGGGTCAGAACGGGTGGCGCAGCAGTGCCGCGAGAACATCTTCGCCATCCAGACGCTGAAAGACTTTGAGTTTATCGACAAGGATGGCAAGGACGTGGGCATGAATGTGCGTGAGAAGTCCAAGTCCCTGGTGGCGTTGCTGAAGGACGAGGACCGGCTGAAGCAGGAGCGTGTGCGCGCCCTGAAGGCACAGGAGCGGTTCGCACAGGCCTCGCAGGGTATTGGCAGCAACTCCAGCCATGGTAGCCATAGGGAGTTTGAGTCCAGCCAAGATAGTAGCCAGTCTGAAC CAAACACTACATCGCGGACACCACCACGGTCGCTGTCCACGGATATAGAGCAGGCTCGTCCACAGACGTCAGGCGAAGAAGAGCTCCAACTCCAGCTGGCCTTGGCCATGAGTCGAGAGGAGGCAGAGCAGAAGGACAAGGAAGCCCGCAGCGATGACATCCGATTGCAGATGGCCATCGATCAAAGCAAGACAGAG GTACCAGAGTCAGGATCGACCACCTTACTGAATCTCGCCTCAGAACCAAAGTGGTCCTCGCCTCCGCCCCAGCAGGATCCGTGGGGTGGTGCACCTGCTGCAAACTCCTCTCCTGCTTTCAACAATGCTCCACCATCATCcaacatcaccatcaatgatccATGGAGTGGTGGGTCACCTGCCCATAAAAATCCTCCACCAGCAGTGAGTGACCCCTGGGGAGGTTCACCTCCAGTGTCCAAGTCACCACCTGCTGATCCATGGGGGGCGCAAGCGCCAGCACCAGCCCCCGTTCCAGCGCCTGCCTCAGCACAGCCTGCCGCCGATCCCTGGGGAGGACTTGGCGTGGCTCCAGCAGTCTCTGCGGCCCCTGCAGTGTCTTCGGCTCCCGCCAGTGATCCCTGGGGAGCTCTCGGGTCAGGAGCTGCTCCCATGGCGAGCGACCCTTGGGCCACCAATGGAGGCGGCGCTGCGCCTGACCCAGATGCAGAGTTTGACAGGCTCAGAGCGGACGGTGGCATTGTAGCGACAACAGTGGATGATGCCTTTGCCTCACCGCCGATGGCAATACCGCAGCCCAGCAACAATGCGTACGACATGTCTGGTATGAATGCAGCTCTGTCAGGCACTCCAGAGAAGAAGAAGCCCGAGGACTTCCTTGGCAAGAACTCCAAGCTCGTTAACCTTGAGTCACTAATTGGTCCGACGAGAGAAACAATCGGTCAGCCTTCAATGCAGGGCACCAACCCATTCATGATGGGTGTGACCGCACCAGCCCAGCAGCCGGTTAACAACCCTTTCCAGCAACAGCGGCAGCCGGCACCATCCATGAACCAGATGAGGGCGCAACCGGCCGTTGACATGACTGCTGGGATGGGAATGGGCGTGGGTGTCGGTGTGGGCATGGGCGGATCTCCTGGCTTGCCTCCACCGCTGTTACCCACCAGCGGGGGCACCCCACCAGTGCAACAGCAACAGACCAATCCGTTCCTGTTGTAG
- the LOC140232129 gene encoding xaa-Arg dipeptidase-like, with the protein MQKSAVVVPPDWGRRKERAKERINELAQDLDKLSQEIWSHPELCYEEHHAHQVLTDLLEREGFEVTRHYILETAFRATYGRDGGAHVCVICEYDALPQIGHACGHNLIAECGAGAGLGIKAAIEMDDLPVGRVTVIGTPAEEGGGGKKHLIAGGAFKEMDIAMMAHPYAHNVSRPTALSMQVMTIHFTGQAAHASASPWQGVNALDAAVMCYTSISVMRQQFKPNWRVHAIFTKGGVQPNIIPEEAELLYYLRTPDEEQMQVLKKKVEECARGAAVATGCVEKCTYGCSYANVIHNGVIASTYERHAENLGCTCPEEVRREQGGSTDMGNVSYVLPSIHPKFGIPTDSSTHNPGFTKWAGMPEAQPPTLIQAKALALTALDLMDPSLDLLQRAKAEFEETVGGLVPPDDHL; encoded by the exons ATGCAGAAGTCTGCTGTTGTTGTACCTCCAGACTGGGGAAGGAGAAAGGAGAGGGCCAAAGAGAGGATCAATGAATTGGCCCAGGATCTGGACAAGCTCAGCCAGGAGATCTGGTCTCATCCTGAGCTGTGCTATGAGGAGCACCATGCCCACCAGGTCCTCACAGATCTCCTGGAGAGGGAAGGATTTGAG GTCACCAGACACTACATTCTTGAGACCGCTTTCAGAGCGACCTACGGCAGGGACGGCGGCGCTCACGTCTGCGTGATCTGTGAATATGACGCGCTTCCTCAGATTGGCCATGCCTGCGGGCACAATCTCATCGCAGAGTGTGGGGCGGGGGCAGGGCTGGGGATTAAAGCCGCAATTGAAATGGATGACCTACCAGTAGGAAGG GTGACTGTGATAGGAACTCCTGCCGAGGAAGGTGGTGGGGGCAAGAAGCACCTCATCGCCGGCGGAGCTTTCAAGGAGATGGACATCGCAATGATGGCTCACCCGTACGCTCACAACGTCTCCAGGCCAACAGCCTTGTCAATGCAGGT AATGACGATACATTTTACGGGTCAAGCAGCCCACGCTTCAGCCAGCCCCTGGCAGGGAGTCAATGCACTCGATGCGGCCGTCATGTGCTACACTAGCATCTCTGTCATGAGGCAACAGTTCAAACCAAATTGGAGGGTGCATG CCATCTTCACAAAGGGCGGAGTCCAACCCAACATCATCCCTGAAGAGGCGGAGCTGCTGTACTATCTCAGGACACCTGATGAGGAACAGATGCAAGTGCTCAAGAAGAAGGTGGAGGAGTGTGCCAGAGGGGCTGCCGTGGCAACAGGATGTGTC GAAAAATGCACATATGGATGCAGCTATGCCAACGTGATCCACAATGGCGTCATTGCTTCGACGTACGAGCGGCACGCAGAAAACCTCGGCTGCACCTGCCCAGAGGAGGTGCGGCGGGAGCAGGGCGGATCAACGGACATGGGAAACGTCTCCTACGTCCTACCCAGCATCCATCCCAAGTTTGGCATCCCCACCGACTCCTCCACCCACAACCCTGGCTTCACCAAGTGGGCAG GCATGCCAGAGGCCCAGCCCCCAACCCTGATTCAGGCCAAGGCCCTGGCCCTCACTGCCCTGGACCTGATGGACCCAAGTTTGGACCTGCTACAGAGAGCCAAGGCAGAGTTTGAGGAGACTGTTGGGGGTCTTGTGCCCCCCGATGACCACTTGTGA
- the LOC140231660 gene encoding epsin-2-like isoform X1, whose amino-acid sequence MATRRTIKNIVHNYTDAQVKVRDATSNDPWGPSSSLMSEIAHQTYNVMAFSEIMSMIWKRLNDHGKNWRHVYKALVLLEYIIKTGSERVAQQCRENIFAIQTLKDFEFIDKDGKDVGMNVREKSKSLVALLKDEDRLKQERVRALKAQERFAQASQGIGSNSSHGSHREFESSQDSSQSEPANTTSRTPPRSLSTDIEQARPQTSGEEELQLQLALAMSREEAEQKDKEARSDDIRLQMAIDQSKTEVPESGSTTLLNLASEPKWSSPPPQQDPWGGAPAANSSPAFNNAPPSSNITINDPWSGGSPAHKNPPPAVSDPWGGSPPVSKSPPADPWGAQAPAPAPVPAPASAQPAADPWGGLGVAPAVSAAPAVSSAPASDPWGALGSGAAPMASDPWATNGGGAAPDPDAEFDRLRADGGIVATTVDDAFASPPMAIPQPSNNAYDMSGMNAALSGTPEKKKPEDFLGKNSKLVNLESLIGPTRETIGQPSMQGTNPFMMGVTAPAQQPVNNPFQQQRQPAPSMNQMRAQPAVDMTAGMGMGVGVGVGMGGSPGLPPPLLPTSGGTPPVQQQQTNPFLL is encoded by the exons ATGGCAACAAGACGCACCATCAAAAACATTGTGCACAACTACACAGACGCCCAAGTCAAGGTTCGGGATGCCACCTCCAACGATCCATGGGGCCCGTCAAGTTCACTGATGTCAGAGATTGCGCACCAGACATACAATGTGATGGCATTTTCAGAGATCATGAGCATGATATGGAAGCGGCTCAATGACCACGGCAAAAACTGGCGGCACGTGTACAAGGCACTTGTTCTCCTGGAGTACATCATCAAGACAGGGTCAGAACGGGTGGCGCAGCAGTGCCGCGAGAACATCTTCGCCATCCAGACGCTGAAAGACTTTGAGTTTATCGACAAGGATGGCAAGGACGTGGGCATGAATGTGCGTGAGAAGTCCAAGTCCCTGGTGGCGTTGCTGAAGGACGAGGACCGGCTGAAGCAGGAGCGTGTGCGCGCCCTGAAGGCACAGGAGCGGTTCGCACAGGCCTCGCAGGGTATTGGCAGCAACTCCAGCCATGGTAGCCATAGGGAGTTTGAGTCCAGCCAAGATAGTAGCCAGTCTGAAC CAGCAAACACTACATCGCGGACACCACCACGGTCGCTGTCCACGGATATAGAGCAGGCTCGTCCACAGACGTCAGGCGAAGAAGAGCTCCAACTCCAGCTGGCCTTGGCCATGAGTCGAGAGGAGGCAGAGCAGAAGGACAAGGAAGCCCGCAGCGATGACATCCGATTGCAGATGGCCATCGATCAAAGCAAGACAGAG GTACCAGAGTCAGGATCGACCACCTTACTGAATCTCGCCTCAGAACCAAAGTGGTCCTCGCCTCCGCCCCAGCAGGATCCGTGGGGTGGTGCACCTGCTGCAAACTCCTCTCCTGCTTTCAACAATGCTCCACCATCATCcaacatcaccatcaatgatccATGGAGTGGTGGGTCACCTGCCCATAAAAATCCTCCACCAGCAGTGAGTGACCCCTGGGGAGGTTCACCTCCAGTGTCCAAGTCACCACCTGCTGATCCATGGGGGGCGCAAGCGCCAGCACCAGCCCCCGTTCCAGCGCCTGCCTCAGCACAGCCTGCCGCCGATCCCTGGGGAGGACTTGGCGTGGCTCCAGCAGTCTCTGCGGCCCCTGCAGTGTCTTCGGCTCCCGCCAGTGATCCCTGGGGAGCTCTCGGGTCAGGAGCTGCTCCCATGGCGAGCGACCCTTGGGCCACCAATGGAGGCGGCGCTGCGCCTGACCCAGATGCAGAGTTTGACAGGCTCAGAGCGGACGGTGGCATTGTAGCGACAACAGTGGATGATGCCTTTGCCTCACCGCCGATGGCAATACCGCAGCCCAGCAACAATGCGTACGACATGTCTGGTATGAATGCAGCTCTGTCAGGCACTCCAGAGAAGAAGAAGCCCGAGGACTTCCTTGGCAAGAACTCCAAGCTCGTTAACCTTGAGTCACTAATTGGTCCGACGAGAGAAACAATCGGTCAGCCTTCAATGCAGGGCACCAACCCATTCATGATGGGTGTGACCGCACCAGCCCAGCAGCCGGTTAACAACCCTTTCCAGCAACAGCGGCAGCCGGCACCATCCATGAACCAGATGAGGGCGCAACCGGCCGTTGACATGACTGCTGGGATGGGAATGGGCGTGGGTGTCGGTGTGGGCATGGGCGGATCTCCTGGCTTGCCTCCACCGCTGTTACCCACCAGCGGGGGCACCCCACCAGTGCAACAGCAACAGACCAATCCGTTCCTGTTGTAG